The following are encoded in a window of Mycobacterium decipiens genomic DNA:
- a CDS encoding MaoC family dehydratase yields the protein MSAPAAEVGTTLPELKLYGDPTFIISTALATRDFQDVHHDRDKAVAKGSKDIFVNILTDTGLVQRYVTDWAGPSALIKSIGLRLGVPWYAYDTVTFSGEVTAVEDGLVTVKVLGRNSLGDHVVATVTLTIGGV from the coding sequence ATGAGCGCGCCTGCTGCCGAAGTGGGCACCACGCTGCCCGAACTCAAGCTCTACGGTGATCCGACGTTCATCATCTCGACGGCCCTAGCCACCCGCGACTTTCAGGACGTGCACCACGACCGGGACAAGGCCGTTGCGAAGGGCTCCAAGGACATCTTCGTCAACATCCTCACCGACACCGGGCTGGTGCAGCGCTATGTCACCGACTGGGCCGGGCCGTCGGCGTTGATCAAGTCGATCGGGCTGCGGCTGGGGGTGCCGTGGTACGCCTACGACACGGTGACGTTCTCCGGTGAGGTGACCGCCGTGGAGGATGGCCTGGTCACGGTAAAGGTGTTGGGCCGCAATAGCCTTGGCGATCATGTCGTTGCGACGGTGACGCTGACGATCGGGGGTGTCTAG
- the kstD gene encoding 3-oxosteroid 1-dehydrogenase has translation MTAQEFDVVVVGSGGAGMVAALTTAHRGLSTLVVEKAPHYGGSTARSGGGVWIPNNEVLKRYGVRDTPEAARAYLHGIVGDIVEPERIDTYLDRAPEMLSFVTKHTPLKMCWVPGYSDYYPEAPGGRPGGRSIEPKPFNARKLGADMPGLEPAYGKVPLNVVVMQQDYVRLNQLKRHPRGVLRSMKVATRTMWAKATGKNLVGMGRALIGPLRIGLQRAGVPVELNTALTDLYVENGVVSGVYVRDTNASESAEPTLIRARRGVILACGGFEHNEQMRVKYQRAPITTEWTVGAKANTGDGIIAAEKLGAALDLMDDAWWGPTVPLVGKPWFALSERNSPGSIIVNMSGKRFMNESMPYVEACHHMYGGEHGQGPGPGENIPAWLVFDQRYRDRYIFAGLQPGQRVPRRWLDSGVIVAADTLGELAGKAGLPADELTATIERFNAFARSGVDEDYQRGESAYDRYYGDPTNKPNPNLGEVSHPPYYAAKMVPGDLGTKGGVRTDVHGRALRDDGSIIEGLYAAGNVSAPVMGHTYPGPGGTIGPAMTFGYLAALHIVGEA, from the coding sequence ATGACAGCCCAGGAGTTCGACGTCGTCGTGGTCGGCAGCGGCGGCGCCGGCATGGTAGCTGCCCTCACCACCGCACACCGCGGCCTATCGACCCTAGTCGTCGAAAAGGCTCCACACTATGGCGGCTCGACCGCCCGCTCCGGCGGCGGCGTGTGGATTCCCAACAACGAGGTCCTCAAGCGCTACGGCGTGCGAGACACCCCGGAGGCGGCACGCGCCTACCTGCACGGCATCGTCGGGGACATCGTGGAACCGGAGCGCATCGACACCTACCTCGACCGCGCGCCCGAAATGCTGTCATTCGTGACGAAGCACACGCCACTGAAGATGTGCTGGGTGCCCGGCTACTCCGACTACTACCCCGAGGCGCCCGGTGGCCGCCCGGGCGGACGGTCGATCGAACCAAAGCCGTTCAATGCGCGCAAGCTCGGTGCCGACATGCCTGGGCTGGAGCCCGCATATGGCAAGGTGCCACTCAATGTGGTTGTGATGCAGCAGGACTACGTGCGCCTGAACCAGCTCAAGCGCCACCCGCGGGGCGTGCTGCGCAGCATGAAGGTCGCCACTCGCACCATGTGGGCGAAGGCAACCGGTAAGAATCTGGTCGGCATGGGACGAGCCCTTATCGGGCCGTTGCGGATCGGGTTGCAGCGGGCCGGTGTACCGGTCGAACTCAACACCGCACTCACCGACCTGTACGTCGAAAACGGCGTCGTGTCCGGTGTTTACGTGCGCGACACCAACGCCTCGGAATCGGCTGAACCAACGTTGATCCGGGCCCGACGCGGCGTCATCCTCGCCTGCGGTGGGTTCGAGCACAACGAGCAGATGCGGGTGAAGTACCAGCGAGCCCCGATCACCACCGAATGGACCGTGGGCGCCAAAGCCAACACCGGTGACGGCATCATAGCCGCCGAAAAGCTCGGCGCTGCATTGGATCTGATGGACGACGCGTGGTGGGGCCCGACGGTACCGCTGGTCGGCAAACCGTGGTTCGCACTGTCCGAACGCAACTCCCCCGGCTCGATCATCGTCAACATGTCAGGCAAGCGATTCATGAACGAATCGATGCCATACGTCGAAGCCTGTCATCACATGTACGGCGGGGAGCACGGCCAGGGACCTGGGCCGGGTGAGAACATTCCCGCATGGCTGGTGTTCGACCAACGGTACCGCGACCGCTACATCTTCGCCGGACTGCAGCCCGGGCAACGTGTTCCGCGCAGATGGCTGGATTCCGGCGTGATCGTCGCGGCTGACACCCTTGGCGAGCTGGCTGGCAAGGCCGGCCTACCGGCGGACGAACTCACTGCGACCATTGAGCGTTTCAACGCCTTCGCCCGGTCTGGCGTCGATGAGGACTACCAGCGCGGCGAGAGCGCCTACGACAGGTATTACGGCGATCCGACTAACAAGCCCAATCCGAACCTCGGCGAGGTCAGCCATCCGCCCTACTACGCAGCCAAGATGGTGCCCGGCGACCTGGGCACCAAGGGCGGCGTTCGCACCGATGTGCACGGACGCGCGTTGCGCGACGACGGCAGCATTATCGAAGGCCTTTACGCCGCAGGCAATGTCAGCGCACCGGTGATGGGACACACCTACCCCGGCCCGGGCGGCACGATTGGGCCGGCGATGACGTTCGGGTACCTGGCCGCGCTGCACATTGTCGGCGAGGCCTGA
- a CDS encoding MaoC/PaaZ C-terminal domain-containing protein: MPIDVEVALAAELDAVEFAWTSTDIQLYHLGLGAGSDPMDSRELRYLVDDTPQVLPTFANVAATFHATKPPTVQFPGIDIELSKVLHASERIEVPAPLPPSGSARAVTRFTDIWDKGKAAVIWSETTVSTPDGVPLWTQRRSIYARGEGGFGGERGPSGSGGAPERAPDMEVAMPVLPQQALLYRLCGDRNPLHSDPEFAASAGFPQPILHGLCTYGMTCKAIVDTVLDGDAAAVAGYGARFAGVAYPGETLLVNIWKDDGRLLASVVAPARDNATVLSGVELVPA, encoded by the coding sequence ATGCCGATCGATGTCGAGGTCGCGCTTGCGGCGGAGCTGGACGCCGTTGAATTCGCTTGGACCAGCACCGATATCCAGCTCTACCACTTGGGGCTGGGTGCCGGCTCGGATCCCATGGACTCCCGTGAGCTGCGTTACCTGGTTGACGACACTCCGCAGGTGCTGCCAACGTTCGCCAACGTGGCAGCCACCTTCCACGCCACCAAGCCGCCAACGGTCCAATTCCCGGGCATCGACATCGAGCTGAGTAAGGTGTTGCACGCCAGCGAGCGGATCGAGGTGCCTGCGCCGCTACCACCGTCGGGTTCGGCCCGCGCCGTCACCCGATTCACCGATATCTGGGACAAGGGCAAGGCCGCGGTGATCTGGAGCGAGACGACGGTGAGCACACCCGACGGGGTGCCGCTGTGGACGCAGAGGCGGTCGATCTATGCCCGGGGCGAAGGCGGGTTCGGCGGTGAGCGCGGGCCATCGGGATCGGGTGGCGCGCCGGAGCGGGCGCCCGATATGGAGGTCGCGATGCCGGTGCTGCCGCAGCAGGCGCTGCTGTACCGGCTCTGCGGCGACCGTAACCCGCTGCACTCCGATCCCGAATTCGCCGCTTCCGCAGGCTTTCCCCAACCCATTCTGCATGGCCTGTGCACCTACGGCATGACCTGCAAGGCCATCGTCGACACCGTGCTGGACGGGGACGCGGCGGCCGTGGCCGGCTACGGCGCCCGCTTTGCCGGTGTGGCGTACCCGGGCGAAACGCTGTTGGTCAACATCTGGAAGGATGACGGCCGCCTGCTGGCCAGCGTTGTCGCGCCGGCGCGCGACAACGCCACCGTGTTGAGCGGCGTCGAGTTGGTCCCCGCCTAG
- a CDS encoding 2-keto-4-pentenoate hydratase encodes MLCAATRDELAADLAQAERSRESIGPLTAAHPDIDVVDAYEIQLINIRQRVAEGARVVGHKVGLSSPIMQQMMGVDEPDYGHLLDEMRVFEDTLVQVARYLYPRVEVEVGFILAADLPGAGCTEDDVLAATEALVPAIELIDSRITDWKIAICDTIADNASAAGFVLGGARVSPADVDVKAIDAKLTRNGEVVAEGRSDAVLGNPATAVAWLAGKVESFGVRLRKGDIVLPGSCTFAVDARSGDRFVADFAGLGSVRLSFE; translated from the coding sequence ATGCTCTGTGCCGCCACCCGCGATGAGCTGGCCGCCGATTTGGCGCAGGCTGAGCGAAGCCGTGAGTCGATCGGCCCGTTGACGGCGGCCCATCCGGATATCGACGTCGTCGACGCCTATGAGATCCAGTTGATCAATATCCGGCAGCGGGTGGCCGAGGGTGCGCGCGTCGTGGGCCACAAGGTGGGGCTGTCGTCGCCGATCATGCAGCAGATGATGGGGGTTGACGAGCCGGACTACGGGCATTTGCTGGACGAGATGCGGGTGTTCGAAGACACCTTGGTCCAGGTGGCCAGGTACCTGTATCCGCGGGTCGAGGTCGAAGTGGGTTTCATCCTGGCCGCCGACCTGCCGGGTGCGGGGTGCACCGAGGACGACGTGCTAGCGGCTACCGAGGCTCTGGTTCCGGCCATCGAGTTGATCGACTCCAGGATCACCGACTGGAAGATCGCGATCTGCGACACCATCGCCGATAACGCGTCGGCGGCGGGCTTCGTGTTGGGTGGAGCCCGGGTGTCGCCGGCCGATGTCGATGTGAAGGCGATTGATGCGAAACTGACCCGCAACGGCGAGGTGGTCGCGGAGGGCCGCAGCGACGCGGTGCTGGGTAACCCGGCCACCGCGGTGGCCTGGCTGGCCGGCAAGGTCGAGAGTTTCGGCGTGCGGCTGCGAAAGGGCGACATTGTGCTGCCCGGATCCTGCACCTTCGCGGTCGACGCGCGATCCGGTGACCGGTTTGTCGCCGACTTTGCGGGGCTGGGCTCGGTTCGGTTGTCGTTCGAATAA
- the dmpG gene encoding 4-hydroxy-2-oxovalerate aldolase → MWDVRITDTSLRDGSHHKRHQFTKDEVAAIVAALDAAGVPVIEVTHGDGLGGSSFNYGFSKTPEQELIKLAAETAKEARIAFLMLPGVGTKEDIKEAQDNGGSICRIATHCTEADVSIQHFGLARELGLETVGFLMMAHTIAPEKLAAQARIMADAGCQCVYVVDSAGALVLDGVADRVSALVAELGTDAQVGFHGHENLGLGVANSVEAVRAGAKQIDGSVRRFGAGAGNAPVEALIGVFDKIGVKTGIDFFDIADAAEDVVRPAMPAECLLDRNALIMGYSGVYSSFLKHAVRQSERYGVPAHQLLHRAGQRKLIGGQEDQLIDIALEIKREQDSGALTTN, encoded by the coding sequence ATGTGGGACGTCCGGATCACCGACACCTCACTGCGGGACGGATCACACCACAAACGCCACCAGTTCACCAAAGACGAGGTCGCCGCGATTGTGGCCGCGCTGGACGCAGCTGGCGTGCCGGTGATCGAAGTGACGCATGGGGATGGTCTGGGCGGCTCGTCGTTCAACTACGGCTTCTCGAAGACCCCAGAGCAGGAGTTGATCAAGCTGGCCGCCGAGACGGCAAAAGAGGCTCGGATTGCGTTTCTGATGCTGCCCGGTGTCGGCACCAAAGAGGACATCAAAGAAGCGCAGGACAACGGCGGGTCGATCTGCCGGATCGCCACCCATTGCACCGAGGCCGACGTGTCGATTCAGCACTTCGGTCTGGCCCGCGAGCTGGGCCTGGAAACGGTCGGGTTTTTGATGATGGCTCACACCATTGCACCGGAGAAACTGGCCGCCCAAGCCCGCATCATGGCCGATGCCGGCTGCCAATGCGTCTATGTTGTGGACTCCGCGGGCGCCCTGGTGCTCGACGGAGTGGCCGACCGGGTGTCGGCACTGGTCGCCGAACTCGGTACGGATGCCCAGGTTGGTTTTCATGGACACGAGAACCTCGGCCTAGGCGTGGCCAACTCGGTGGAGGCGGTGCGTGCGGGTGCCAAGCAAATCGACGGCAGTGTGCGACGCTTCGGCGCGGGTGCGGGCAATGCGCCCGTGGAAGCCCTGATCGGGGTTTTCGACAAGATCGGTGTCAAGACCGGCATCGATTTCTTCGACATCGCCGACGCCGCCGAGGATGTGGTGCGGCCGGCCATGCCCGCCGAGTGCCTGCTCGATCGCAACGCGCTGATCATGGGGTATTCCGGGGTGTACTCCAGCTTCCTTAAACACGCCGTTCGTCAGTCCGAGCGCTACGGTGTGCCGGCTCACCAGCTGTTGCACCGCGCCGGTCAGCGCAAACTCATCGGTGGCCAGGAGGACCAACTCATCGACATCGCTTTGGAGATCAAGCGCGAGCAGGATAGTGGCGCGTTGACCACCAATTAA
- a CDS encoding lipid-transfer protein — MLSGKAAIVGIGATDFSKDSGRSELRLAAEAVRDALDDAGLSPADVDGLTTFTMDTNTEIAVARAAGIGELKFFAEIHYGGGAACATVQQAAMAVATGIADVVVAYRAFNERSGMRFGQVQARLTANADSTGVDNSFSYPHGLSTPAAQVAMIARRYMHLSGATSRDFGTISVADRKHAAKNPKAYFYGKPITIEDHQNSRWIAEPLRLLDCCQETDGAVAIVVTSVERARDLKHRPVVVEAASQGSSPDQYTMVSYYRPELDGLPEMGLVGRQLWAQSGLTPADIQTAVLYDHFTPFTLIQLEELGFCGRGEAKDFIADGAIELGGRLPINTHGGQLGEAYVHGMNGIAEGVRQLRGTSVNQVPDVEHVLVTAGTGVPTSGLILG, encoded by the coding sequence GTGTTGTCGGGCAAGGCCGCCATTGTGGGCATTGGCGCCACCGACTTCTCCAAGGACTCGGGGCGCAGCGAGCTGCGGCTGGCCGCCGAGGCGGTGCGTGACGCCCTGGACGACGCCGGCTTGAGTCCGGCCGATGTCGACGGGCTGACGACCTTCACGATGGACACCAACACCGAGATCGCCGTCGCGCGGGCGGCCGGTATCGGCGAGTTGAAGTTCTTCGCCGAGATCCACTATGGCGGTGGTGCGGCGTGCGCGACCGTTCAGCAGGCGGCGATGGCCGTCGCCACCGGGATCGCCGACGTCGTGGTGGCGTATCGGGCCTTCAACGAGCGTTCCGGCATGCGGTTCGGGCAGGTGCAGGCGCGGTTGACAGCCAATGCCGATTCGACGGGGGTGGACAACTCGTTCTCGTATCCGCATGGGCTTTCGACGCCGGCCGCTCAGGTCGCCATGATCGCGCGGCGCTACATGCACCTGTCCGGTGCGACCAGCCGGGACTTCGGCACCATCTCGGTGGCCGATCGCAAGCACGCCGCCAAGAACCCGAAGGCATATTTCTACGGAAAGCCCATAACCATTGAAGACCACCAGAATTCGCGGTGGATCGCGGAGCCGCTGCGGCTGCTGGACTGCTGCCAGGAGACCGATGGCGCGGTCGCGATCGTGGTGACGTCGGTAGAGCGCGCGCGCGACCTCAAGCATCGCCCCGTGGTCGTCGAGGCGGCGTCGCAAGGGTCCAGCCCAGACCAGTACACAATGGTCAGCTACTACCGGCCCGAACTCGACGGCTTGCCCGAGATGGGCCTAGTGGGCAGACAGCTGTGGGCGCAGTCCGGGTTGACGCCGGCCGATATCCAGACCGCCGTGCTCTACGACCACTTCACCCCGTTCACCCTGATTCAGTTGGAGGAGCTGGGATTCTGTGGCCGTGGTGAGGCCAAGGACTTCATTGCCGACGGGGCGATCGAATTGGGCGGACGGCTGCCCATCAACACGCATGGCGGTCAGCTCGGCGAGGCCTACGTCCACGGCATGAATGGCATCGCCGAGGGGGTGCGGCAGTTGCGCGGCACCTCGGTGAACCAGGTGCCCGACGTCGAGCATGTGCTCGTCACCGCGGGGACCGGCGTGCCGACCTCCGGGTTGATTCTCGGTTAG
- the fadE29 gene encoding acyl-CoA dehydrogenase FadE29, which yields MFIDLTVEQRQLQAEIRQYFSNLISSDEMKEMEKDRHGPAYRAVIRRMGRDGKLGVGWPKEFGGLGFGPIEQQIFVNEAHRADVPLPAVTLQTVGPTLQVYGSQMQKKKFLPAILAGEVHFAIGYTEPEAGTDLASLRTSAVRDGDHYLVNGQKVFTTGAHDADYIWLACRTDPEAVKHKGISILIVDTKDPGYSWTPMILADGAHHTNATYYNDVRVPADMLVGEENGGWRLITTQLNNERVMLGPAGRFASIYDRVRAWASKPGGDGVTPIDHDDVKRALAEIHATWRINELLNWQVAAAGEDINVADAAATKVFGTERVQRVGRLAEEIVGKYGNPAESATAELLRWLDSQTKRNLVITFGGGVNEIMREMIAASGLNVPRVPR from the coding sequence ATGTTCATCGACCTGACCGTCGAGCAGCGGCAGCTGCAAGCCGAGATCCGGCAATACTTTTCGAATTTGATCTCGTCCGACGAGATGAAGGAGATGGAGAAGGACCGGCACGGCCCGGCATACCGCGCGGTGATCCGGCGGATGGGTCGCGACGGCAAGCTCGGTGTCGGATGGCCGAAGGAATTCGGTGGTCTCGGCTTCGGCCCGATCGAGCAGCAGATCTTCGTCAACGAGGCCCATCGCGCCGACGTGCCGCTGCCCGCGGTGACGCTGCAGACCGTTGGTCCCACGCTGCAGGTGTATGGCAGCCAGATGCAGAAGAAGAAGTTCCTGCCGGCGATCCTGGCCGGTGAGGTGCACTTTGCGATCGGCTACACCGAGCCGGAGGCAGGCACCGACCTGGCGTCGTTGCGCACCTCGGCGGTTCGCGACGGCGACCACTACCTCGTCAACGGCCAGAAGGTCTTCACTACGGGCGCGCACGATGCCGACTACATTTGGCTGGCTTGCCGTACCGACCCGGAGGCCGTTAAGCACAAAGGCATTTCCATTTTGATCGTTGACACCAAGGATCCCGGCTACTCCTGGACGCCGATGATCCTGGCCGACGGCGCCCACCACACCAATGCCACGTACTACAACGACGTGCGGGTGCCGGCCGACATGCTGGTCGGCGAGGAGAACGGCGGATGGCGACTGATCACCACCCAGCTCAACAATGAGCGGGTGATGCTCGGCCCGGCGGGTCGGTTCGCCAGCATCTACGATCGGGTGCGCGCGTGGGCGTCCAAACCGGGTGGTGACGGTGTAACCCCGATAGACCATGACGACGTCAAACGCGCGCTTGCCGAGATTCACGCGACCTGGCGAATCAACGAGCTGCTCAATTGGCAGGTGGCCGCTGCCGGCGAGGACATCAACGTCGCCGACGCTGCGGCGACCAAAGTCTTTGGCACGGAACGCGTTCAGCGCGTCGGCCGGCTCGCCGAGGAGATCGTCGGCAAGTATGGTAACCCGGCCGAGTCGGCCACCGCCGAGCTGCTGCGCTGGCTTGACTCCCAGACCAAACGTAACCTGGTGATCACGTTCGGCGGGGGTGTGAACGAGATTATGCGAGAGATGATCGCCGCATCTGGCCTCAACGTGCCCAGGGTGCCACGATGA
- a CDS encoding bifunctional MaoC family dehydratase N-terminal/OB-fold nucleic acid binding domain-containing protein: MSEIEDTVAQVKAAGPSKPRPARDPVNQPMINNWVEAIGDRNPIYVDAAAARAAGHPGIVAPPAMIQVWTMTGLSGLRAADDPLPPIIKLFDDAGYIGVVATNCEQTYHRYLLPGEEVSVSAELGDVVGPKQTALGEGWFINQHIVWQVGDEDVAEMNWRILKFKPAAARTSVPADLDPDAMMRPSSSRDSAFFWEGVAAHELRIQQRPDGSLQHPPVPAVWQDKSAPIEYRVSSGKGTVFSFVVHHAPKVPGRKVPFVIALVELEEGVRMLGELRDVDPAEVQVGMPVRTVYIDFPAGDSGPEWSLYAWEPDA, translated from the coding sequence ATGAGCGAAATTGAGGACACGGTTGCGCAGGTCAAAGCGGCCGGACCCAGCAAGCCGCGGCCGGCCCGCGACCCGGTGAACCAGCCGATGATCAACAACTGGGTTGAGGCTATCGGGGATCGCAACCCGATCTATGTTGATGCAGCCGCGGCCCGCGCTGCGGGTCATCCCGGAATTGTCGCACCGCCGGCCATGATTCAGGTTTGGACGATGACGGGTTTGAGTGGACTCCGCGCCGCCGACGATCCACTGCCGCCCATCATCAAGCTGTTCGACGATGCCGGCTATATCGGCGTGGTTGCCACCAACTGCGAGCAGACCTATCACCGCTACCTACTGCCTGGCGAGGAAGTCAGCGTCAGCGCCGAACTCGGAGACGTTGTCGGACCCAAGCAAACCGCGCTCGGCGAGGGCTGGTTCATCAACCAGCACATCGTGTGGCAGGTCGGGGATGAGGATGTAGCCGAGATGAACTGGCGCATACTCAAATTCAAGCCTGCTGCAGCGCGGACATCGGTGCCGGCGGACCTGGACCCGGACGCCATGATGCGGCCGTCGTCGTCGCGGGACAGTGCGTTCTTCTGGGAAGGTGTGGCGGCCCACGAATTGCGGATCCAACAGCGTCCCGATGGCAGCCTGCAGCACCCACCGGTTCCGGCGGTGTGGCAGGACAAGTCGGCTCCGATCGAGTATCGCGTGTCCAGTGGCAAGGGCACGGTGTTCAGCTTCGTGGTACACCATGCGCCGAAAGTGCCGGGCCGGAAGGTGCCGTTCGTGATCGCGCTGGTTGAGCTCGAAGAAGGTGTGCGCATGCTGGGCGAGTTGCGCGATGTCGACCCGGCCGAGGTGCAGGTCGGAATGCCGGTTCGCACTGTCTATATCGACTTCCCGGCCGGTGATAGCGGCCCCGAATGGAGCCTCTACGCCTGGGAGCCGGACGCATGA
- a CDS encoding PPE family protein, translating to MFMDFAMLPPEVNSGRMYSGPGPGSLWAAAAAWAQVSAELQSAAENYRTVIGSLTGSLWVGPSAVSMIVAVTPYVEWLTTAAAQTSQTAVQATAAASGFEQAFAMTVPPPTIVANRAQVLSLIATNFFGQNTATIAALETLYAEMWEQDATAMYDYATTSAAARALTPFTSPQQNTNPAGLTAQHAAVARATANAAVADGNWLGNLLEEIGILLIPIAPELTPFFLEAGEIVNAIPFPSIVGDDFTILDGLLAWYTTIGSINNISSMGTGIIGAEKNLGILPDLGSAAASAAPAAADLAPPLLAPLTSMAKALSDGALRGPGEVSAAMRSAGTIGQMSVPSAWKAPTVTTVRAFDATPMTTLPGGDVPAAGMPGLPGMQAAGAGRGGVVPRYGVRLTVMTRPLSGG from the coding sequence ATGTTCATGGATTTCGCGATGCTACCGCCGGAAGTCAACTCCGGACGGATGTATAGCGGGCCGGGCCCGGGATCATTGTGGGCCGCCGCGGCAGCCTGGGCTCAGGTCTCGGCTGAATTGCAGTCGGCGGCCGAGAACTACCGAACGGTGATCGGGAGCCTCACCGGCTCGCTATGGGTGGGCCCATCGGCTGTGTCGATGATTGTGGCGGTCACCCCGTATGTTGAGTGGCTGACCACGGCGGCCGCGCAGACAAGTCAGACAGCCGTGCAGGCCACAGCGGCCGCGTCCGGCTTCGAGCAGGCATTCGCCATGACGGTGCCGCCGCCGACGATCGTCGCCAACCGCGCACAGGTGCTATCGCTGATAGCGACCAACTTCTTTGGCCAGAACACCGCGACGATCGCGGCCCTTGAGACGTTGTACGCCGAGATGTGGGAGCAGGACGCCACCGCGATGTACGACTACGCGACCACCTCGGCGGCGGCGAGGGCGTTGACACCCTTCACCTCCCCCCAGCAGAACACCAACCCGGCCGGCCTGACCGCTCAACACGCCGCGGTCGCCCGCGCCACGGCCAACGCCGCCGTCGCCGACGGCAACTGGTTGGGAAACCTCCTGGAAGAGATCGGGATACTGCTCATTCCGATCGCGCCGGAGCTGACGCCGTTCTTTTTGGAGGCGGGCGAAATCGTCAACGCGATACCGTTCCCGAGCATCGTCGGGGACGACTTCACTATCCTCGACGGCCTCCTGGCTTGGTACACAACGATCGGCTCGATCAACAACATAAGTTCGATGGGTACCGGGATCATTGGGGCCGAGAAGAATCTGGGGATTCTGCCCGACCTGGGGAGTGCGGCCGCGTCCGCCGCGCCCGCCGCAGCCGACCTGGCCCCGCCGTTGCTCGCCCCACTGACCAGTATGGCCAAGGCATTATCGGACGGAGCACTTCGCGGTCCGGGCGAAGTCTCGGCCGCTATGCGCAGCGCGGGCACGATCGGGCAAATGTCGGTGCCGTCCGCCTGGAAGGCGCCGACGGTCACTACCGTCAGGGCGTTCGACGCCACCCCAATGACCACCCTGCCCGGCGGCGACGTCCCCGCTGCTGGAATGCCCGGACTGCCCGGCATGCAAGCGGCCGGGGCCGGACGTGGAGGCGTGGTGCCCCGATACGGCGTACGGCTGACCGTGATGACACGTCCGCTCTCGGGCGGGTAG
- a CDS encoding acetaldehyde dehydrogenase (acetylating): MPSKANVAIIGSGNISTDLLYKLLRSDWLEPRWMVGIDPNSEGLARAAKLGLETTHEGVDWLLAQPDKPDLVFEATSAYVHKDAAPKYAAAGIRAIDLTPAAVGPAVIPPANLREHLDAPNVNMITCGGQATIPIVYAVSRVVEVPYAEIVASVASVSAGPGTRANIDEFTKTTSRGVETIGGAARGKAIIILNPADPPMIMRDTIFCAIPTDADRDAIATSIHEVVAEVQTYVPGYRLLNEPQFDDPSMNSGGQAVVTTFIEVEGAGDYLPPYAGNLDIMTAAATKVGEEIAKETLYVAGGAR, translated from the coding sequence ATGCCCTCGAAAGCAAATGTGGCGATCATAGGATCGGGGAATATCAGCACCGACCTGCTCTACAAACTCCTGCGATCGGACTGGCTGGAACCGCGCTGGATGGTGGGCATCGACCCGAACAGCGAAGGCCTGGCGCGCGCGGCCAAGCTGGGCTTGGAGACCACCCACGAAGGCGTCGACTGGCTGCTGGCCCAGCCCGACAAACCCGACCTGGTGTTCGAGGCGACCAGCGCCTACGTCCACAAGGACGCGGCGCCGAAATATGCGGCCGCCGGGATCCGGGCCATCGACCTGACGCCGGCCGCGGTGGGCCCGGCGGTGATCCCCCCGGCGAACCTGCGCGAGCATCTGGACGCGCCGAACGTCAACATGATCACCTGCGGGGGACAGGCGACCATTCCGATCGTGTATGCGGTTTCGAGGGTGGTTGAGGTCCCTTATGCCGAGATTGTGGCGTCGGTTGCGTCCGTTTCGGCGGGCCCGGGCACGCGGGCCAACATCGACGAGTTCACCAAGACCACATCCCGCGGCGTGGAGACCATCGGTGGGGCCGCGCGCGGCAAGGCGATCATCATCCTGAACCCGGCGGACCCGCCGATGATCATGCGCGACACCATCTTCTGCGCCATCCCCACCGACGCCGACCGCGATGCGATCGCCACCTCCATCCACGAGGTGGTGGCCGAGGTGCAGACCTACGTGCCGGGCTACCGGTTGCTCAACGAGCCGCAGTTCGACGATCCGTCGATGAACTCCGGCGGCCAGGCGGTGGTCACCACGTTCATCGAGGTCGAGGGCGCCGGCGACTACCTGCCGCCGTATGCGGGCAACCTCGACATCATGACCGCGGCGGCGACCAAGGTCGGCGAGGAGATCGCCAAAGAGACGCTCTATGTTGCGGGAGGCGCGCGATGA